AtttaattcttctttttcttttatttcacttcactttctatcgttttcattttcactttctattttattttttctcgcCAATCAAACGAACCCTATGGTACCGAGAGGGCTATGATTGAGTTCTGGTCGAAAGTGGCATCAATTTTTCAAGAGTAACTTACTCTAACTTATTAGTTCCAGTTTTATCCAATCTGtgacaaataaattaaaattaacacAAATTTTCTATTCATATGGAAttgtgaaaatattttgttCATCATAATTAAAGGCTCATTCCACCAATCAACGTTCGAATCGAACAAGAGATTTTTGACTTGAGCAATTGGCCCGGCCCGACCATCATTTAAAAGTACTTTAATCAAGAGCAATTTATGTCACAATGTCATGGATCAAAGTCGATAGGTCTATTAATGGTAAAAATAAACAGAACAACTATTTGTGTTGTTTAGAATTTagatttattttattactttttaaatattattataTGAAAGATAAATATAAATTTCTTTGGTTTTAATGTCCATTTCACCATCACCTAACCAATATGTAGTTGATCAAATAAGTGATGAAAATAGCCAAAATGACTTATATTAACAAATTTACCTTATTTACAATATAATTATTAGTAAAAAGCTCTAAAatctaaagttttttttatccaaaaataatGACTTTGTAcgttttgaccaaaaaaaaaagttcatttgaatattaaaaaataattaatatttatctttttatcAAAACAACTCATTTAGATCCTATTCTgctttcttatttttaattagaaaaaattagtgtttaatttttgttttaagaaaaaaattatttttccacaatacatcacatttaattaaaaaaatagatgtatttaaaaataaatatttatttttcttaatggaAGAGGCCTTAATAGATTAAAAAGTAGTTTTGATTTaaaataagtttatttttaaatataaatcACTTTTAACTCATTCCGTAAAGTGTTTTGAGACATAATTGTCGACCGGAGCCTGGGCTTCCTGTCCCGCCGCTTGACCAACTCGactgcactctctctctctctctctctctctctctctctctaccttgtTTATACATTATACGCCCCACAATCCTCTTCACTTCGCTCTCTCTACGTTCTTTACTATCTCCCAATCCCAGATTGTATTGTTTTTCCGACCATAGTCTCCATGGATCTCGGCAGAAAGGAATCTCCAGTATCTTTGCCTGGAAGGAGAAAATggagggaaaagaagaaaagaaggaaacgAGAAGAGGAGTCACAGGGGTTTTCACTGGCTAGTGGAAACCGACTTAAAGAGCAGAATTGCAGAGATCAACAAAAGAGAGGACGGAATGTACTGCCCCTAACAGCAATAACCACCACCACTTCTTAAGGTATACCCACCTTCTATTTTGCCCTATCGTTCAACCTGTAATTGCCACTTTTCACAAAATTAATCCCACCAAAATAGGAAGACACAACAAAATAGTCTACAGTCCCTAAATAGCAGGATCTACTCGAGCTATCAGCCAAACAATGGTTTCTGTTTCTAAAAATACCAACCCACCTCTTGtttttggaaacaaaacaaagaaaaccatCCAATTGATTGGTCTTCATTTTTGTGGTGAAGTAGAAACTACTGgaaattttcttgcaaaacacTATCTATTTGGCCACTGGTGTATATTTTTCAGCCCTTTGGTTGTGCCCAAAATTTTCTTGCAAACCAAAATTTCAGTTTGCTTGTGCCCAAACACAGATTTCTCCGTATTGGTTTCGTTTGTTTTCAGCTGTCAATTCTGATTGTGACTGTGTGTTCAGGTTACTTTGATTCCGTTGTGATTTTCTTCTCTTGAATAGTGAGAAGAGTGCTTGGGAAAGTAGATCATTGGGAGAAACAAAGATGGGTCTTGATGTAAAGGAAATGCAAGTTTCTATTCGGGAATTTCTTGAACTTTCGCGTTCATTTGTAAAGAAATACCCGGTTGTTTCGGGTATTCTGTTATTCTTCTTCCTTCTATACATGTTTCTTCCTTCTGTCTTCACCTTTTTAGTGTTCTCAGTACCTGTTCTATTGTTCGTCGTTGTGGCTATTAGACTCATACTCCGTTTTCATCGACAAAATTTAGAGAGCGCCATAGGTGAGAAGAGGAATGTTGGAATTTCTGCTCGAAAACCAACTTCTGCTCAAGATGATCTCgtggaaaatgaaagagaaaattcTTCTATACGACCTCAATCGGTTAGACGAAGAAATGCCAAAGAGAAAGACAAACGAGTCTTTGTGCGAGAGGGCGTGGAGGAAAAAGATATGGTCTTTTCAGCAATTTCCGATGATGATTTGATTGATAAAGCTGCATTGATAGaggaaaacccaaaagaaataCGAGAAGTGAATGTGGCTTCTGTGATTGATCGTGCTGAGAGTTCATCTGCTGCTTCTCAAAGGTTAAGGCACGAATGTGGTGATGCCTCCGGAGGAAGGACTAACAAATTCGATTATGGTGGAAGTGAGTTAGATGCAGAGAGTTCAGATGATGGAGAAGAtgaggatgaagaagaagaggcacAAGAGGATGGGAATAAGGCTGTAGAATGGACAGAGGACGATCAGAAAAACCTTATGGATCTTGGGTTTTCGGAGATGGAAAGGAACAAACGGCTAGAAAGCCTAATTGCTCGAAGAAAAGCTAGAAAAATGTTAAGTATGCAGGTCAGAAGGACACTGATGAACACGGGAAGCACGGACCCTTGTGGACAAATTGCTTCTGTTCTCATACCAAGATCTAACCCTTTTCCTACCAATGTTTCCGGTGGGCCTCAGGTTTCGCCGACCCCTGGTTCAGCTCCTTCTGTTTTGTTACCAATACACAACCCTTTTGACCTTCCTTATGAGCCTCAAGAGGAAAAACCCAATCTTTCTGGAGGAAGCTTTCAAGAAGAATTCATAGGCACTAGCCAGAAGGACCTGATGTTCTGTAGGCATGAAAGTTTCAGTTTGGGGGCTTTTTTCCCAGGGCCAGGGGAGTTTGATCAAAGCCGACGTGGGACTTTTTATTGTCCGAATTTTGCTACCAGGCCAATGGCTCCAGAGATACCTGAATATTCCAGATTCAAGAACCAATCGGGTAAATGAGGTCTACTTCCCATTTTCCTTCCCTCACCTCCTACCCATTGATGTGAAGTTATGGTTTATTTGTATGGCTATCAGTTTCAAGGGAAGGGATTCGACTATAAATAATTGGACGAGAATAGCTCCAATTCAGAATTGATAATTTTCATAGGATTTCAATATACCCTTTTGTGAACTCTATCATGCTACGGTTATAATAACTGCTTTGTAGGAGTGGTTTAAATTCCTTCGTGTTGAGGAGTTTAGTTATACAATTGTAGTAATAAAGTACTTTTCTTCTACTTATAATCCACCTACTCTAGTTTCACAAGCCACGTATTCCTTCTGTTAAAATTGAACATCAGATCCATATCCCTTCATTTCAAATCCACACCTgtccaaactgagccttaagtTTTTGTGTATTCCACAAACATGAGTAATGTGTTTCTGTTGCCATACAGGTAAGGAACATCCGAGTACTAAGCTAACCCAAACAGAATCATCTCTAGAATGTAAGCCCATGCTGCACGTTAACAGTTCTCAAGATGATGCTATACAACAAGTCCGAGCCTCTGAAAGGGTATGTAATATAGTCAACGTTCCTGACGAAGAGGATAGAAATGAGGTCCACAGGGTATCAAACCTAGTCAGAGATGATGTCACTGGTGGTTCAAGCTCATCTTCTTCATCGGAAGTGAATGTCCCATTCTCAGCTGCTAACAAAGAAGAAATTTTGAAGTCCCTCAGTTTTTCAGTTCCTAAGAACATAGCTGTAGACGTAGAGTACAATGGCCGAAGAAATGGTCCTTTATGCGATGGCAGTCCATCTTCATTTAGGAACAAAATACAGGAGGAACGCTTCTTTTTTCCAGATAAGGTGGTCAGTCATACCCCTACACATTCCATAGCTTCTGACATGCAGGTGGAGGTGTCAGAGTTTGGTTCAACTGAGCTGTCAGTTGATGGAACCATCTCACCGTCTGATGTAGGATCTCTATCTTATGAAGCAGACTTGGACGGGGGAAAGGAAGTCAATTCTGGAAGTGAGGAAACATGGGTTGCCTCGTCTCAGCTATCCAGAGTGGAAGAAAATGAGTCTAGGTCAAGCGAAGTGCATGAGGTTAGCGAGCAAGATATTATTGAAGTTGGTTTTTCAGGAATGAACCAGAAAACAGAGGATACCATTGCGTCGGATATGGTGCCCGAAAAAGTAGTTGAAGAAGATTCCGTAGATGCAAGTGTGTCTTTTCCAAATATTGAATTAGCAGAGAGGAGTCAATCTCATATGATTAATTTTGATGGCGATGTTCATGATGAGGTGCGACTTCCAAGCACTTCTTGTGCTTCAGATGCATTGTCAACTGAAAACTTGGCTTCATTAACACTTGAAAATGCTCTGCAATCAAGCAAGAAATCAGAGGCTCACCCATCTTGTGAAAAAGTTTCTGGAGAAACGGAGGTCAGTCTGTTTCTCTTACACATCACGAAGCAACTACcttgtgaaaactttatatggCTTAGAGAAGAAGAAAGGCTTATTCCTGTTTGGAATATGGGGAAGGAATGGAAAGGAAGGACAAATCAactgctgagcaaaaaaaaaaaaaaagcgcaaCTGTTCAGAACCTCAaacagaaagagagaagaaagtaaCAATTTTTCAATCTTCAACTCCTCTcctatttattttcctttctttccacaGGTTCCAAACAGACTATTAGAATAACCAGACACGCACAGAAAAGGATTTGTAACAAAGTAACCTTTGAGAGTTGAAAGTTTCCAGACCTTTCTTTGGCTTTAGCACATATCTCTCGATTCTCTAATAGCAAATGCTTTTcttatatgtatttttctatcaatTGCTTTAGCAGTAGTGCATGTGAATTCTTTTTTAGTGATATTGGATGAATATTTCGATCTGTTAGATGTGATGTGCTTGCATGAAAGGGGATATCAAGTTATAATTGAACTAATCATGATACTGAACAGGAGCGGTCTGATTCCCCAAAGATATCTGCCCAGGAGTTGAATACTGATTGTGATGCAAGTGATGAAGTTGTCTTTGCATATGATGACACCGAAATCTTGGAATTTATCAAAAACACGTACGGTGAAGCCCCCGTATTGATCAAGCGAGAGACCACAGAGGGACCATCAACTGTTACCATGGAAAACGATGAAAAACCCCTTGAGATAATTGAAGGATATTCTGGAGATCCAGAACATGATTACTCAAATCCTACTGAATTTTTTGAAGGAGAATATGGACAGCAAAGTTCACTGACATCAAATTCCATTGGGAATGAGAATATCCAGGACAGAAGAGGTGAACCAGTTGTTATAGATGTTGGGTCTTCTGGGCCTATCCATAATTCTAATGATACCATTGCATCAACAATGCAGCCAGAAATAGTGGCTGAGCAAGGCCCTTCTGATTCAAGTTCGTCATCATCCTCCTCTTCTGTAACACAGGAAAAGTTTCCTATTAGTGAAGTCTCTCAGTTGAATTTTGATCAAACAACACGAATAAAGGTCCAGGAAATTGCTTCAGAGGTGGTGGATGACAATTTTGCGGATGGATCGTTGCCTGAGAGCTCAGATTTAGCTGCATCTCTGAATGCACTGCATCTAAAAGAGCGTTTAGTAACATGCCTGTCTGATGATAGAGATCCTGAAAAACCCCAGGTCAGTCGGCATAACCATGCTAAGGAGTGATTCTGTGATCTCACTATGGTGATAAAACACCACAACAATTTCAGAAGCTCTATTTTTTCACctaattttcttgattttgctACATGACACATGTTGTCGGGCACCAATCTTATCAATGTTCATAGATTCAATTTACAGCTGTCTTTGAGCAATTAAAACATCACAACTATCATTATGGGAGAAAAGATAGGATTGGACATAATGGAGGTTCGCCGCAATTATAAAGAGCGGATCCTCTTTGCCCACTTTTTATTCGTTTCCTTTCCGGAATTGGATAGTTTTGTAAATTTTTCCTGAAT
The sequence above is a segment of the Rhododendron vialii isolate Sample 1 chromosome 13a, ASM3025357v1 genome. Coding sequences within it:
- the LOC131314345 gene encoding uncharacterized protein LOC131314345 isoform X6, producing MVFSAISDDDLIDKAALIEENPKEIREVNVASVIDRAESSSAASQRLRHECGDASGGRTNKFDYGGSELDAESSDDGEDEDEEEEAQEDGNKAVEWTEDDQKNLMDLGFSEMERNKRLESLIARRKARKMLSMQVRRTLMNTGSTDPCGQIASVLIPRSNPFPTNVSGGPQVSPTPGSAPSVLLPIHNPFDLPYEPQEEKPNLSGGSFQEEFIGTSQKDLMFCRHESFSLGAFFPGPGEFDQSRRGTFYCPNFATRPMAPEIPEYSRFKNQSGKEHPSTKLTQTESSLECKPMLHVNSSQDDAIQQVRASERVCNIVNVPDEEDRNEVHRVSNLVRDDVTGGSSSSSSSEVNVPFSAANKEEILKSLSFSVPKNIAVDVEYNGRRNGPLCDGSPSSFRNKIQEERFFFPDKVVSHTPTHSIASDMQVEVSEFGSTELSVDGTISPSDVGSLSYEADLDGGKEVNSGSEETWVASSQLSRVEENESRSSEVHEVSEQDIIEVGFSGMNQKTEDTIASDMVPEKVVEEDSVDASVSFPNIELAERSQSHMINFDGDVHDEVRLPSTSCASDALSTENLASLTLENALQSSKKSEAHPSCEKVSGETEERSDSPKISAQELNTDCDASDEVVFAYDDTEILEFIKNTYGEAPVLIKRETTEGPSTVTMENDEKPLEIIEGYSGDPEHDYSNPTEFFEGEYGQQSSLTSNSIGNENIQDRRGEPVVIDVGSSGPIHNSNDTIASTMQPEIVAEQGPSDSSSSSSSSSVTQEKFPISEVSQLNFDQTTRIKVQEIASEVVDDNFADGSLPESSDLAASLNALHLKERLVTCLSDDRDPEKPQQGEYQTFLESESHKPAEESVSMNSSEDFESLLEKLGEHKDMASTSRPIGKMDRGESTQARECDESALDIGHFGFRQISNDTTPLTMLPELVVEQVPTASSSSSPKSDIHKMVSVELVSSSSIDPEMHLKVQKSDEENAEINLLDKLLPENLDSPAPQNAHHLSSDSTAYSSFDKDFEEIQEPSNPPINVTQELNSIHSVKVPEVIANNDMRNFKTIDEINNEAHIFASEGNAGVLSNMSNESISKRIDVAFIEGQNVIGYEGENVNVAECENIAGTSIPVDNNRTLETSQEHGQEIVEVEISEVSPSTGLIVPVMLIGTAESGLSQIHQSFISDTNPPDLLPEGVVEQVPVTSSSSSSPNSVLQTKFSIDQGSALSLEYLDQETQVEAQQSEIEMDENALINGLRPENLTAAVPQNSLYLMVDSRAHLSDNNYSGGLQEPSNSPRKPAKEDSFNSVSHSESDEKEEKPNSTSIEDGEAQPQLFNQDALIDPTELSDVTSVECPGGVLKQMSENGVVIGMSKPIRQNENSGTAERTEEFGEAMKSKNDRDSSKLTVNNDNLEATEVEGKDTNANVVGLSKPVEDDDDSSISEEREVMSENGVVIGTSKPIRQNENSGTAERTEEFGEAMKSKNDRDSSKLTVNNDNLEATEVVEGKDTNANVVGLSKPVEDGDDSSISEEREEPTKVDPGKRSFEEANIISKENELVANVMVAEEDLRSSVGETEGESLRAMRSEDVAQQPKNVEVADSSTTESDEGKSDKQTEPEAMVGFSQPAAKKDNLDDTKDTEEIRNLADNEDVQGRSKSDLSNGGLDQSGCSKGETKEVIRHDI
- the LOC131314345 gene encoding uncharacterized protein LOC131314345 isoform X5, with protein sequence MGLDVKEMQVSIREFLELSRSFVKKYPVVSGILLFFFLLYMFLPSVFTFLVFSVPVLLFVVVAIRLILRFHRQNLESAIGEKRNVGISARKPTSAQDDLVENERENSSIRPQSVRRRNAKEKDKRVFVREGVEEKDMVFSAISDDDLIDKAALIEENPKEIREVNVASVIDRAESSSAASQRLRHECGDASGGRTNKFDYGGSELDAESSDDGEDEDEEEEAQEDGNKAVEWTEDDQKNLMDLGFSEMERNKRLESLIARRKARKMLSMQVRRTLMNTGSTDPCGQIASVLIPRSNPFPTNVSGGPQVSPTPGSAPSVLLPIHNPFDLPYEPQEEKPNLSGGSFQEEFIGTSQKDLMFCRHESFSLGAFFPGPGEFDQSRRGTFYCPNFATRPMAPEIPEYSRFKNQSGKEHPSTKLTQTESSLECKPMLHVNSSQDDAIQQVRASERVCNIVNVPDEEDRNEVHRVSNLVRDDVTGGSSSSSSSEVNVPFSAANKEEILKSLSFSVPKNIAVDVEYNGRRNGPLCDGSPSSFRNKIQEERFFFPDKVVSHTPTHSIASDMQVEVSEFGSTELSVDGTISPSDVGSLSYEADLDGGKEVNSGSEETWVASSQLSRVEENESRSSEVHEVSEQDIIEVGFSGMNQKTEDTIASDMVPEKVVEEDSVDASVSFPNIELAERSQSHMINFDGDVHDEVRLPSTSCASDALSTENLASLTLENALQSSKKSEAHPSCEKVSGETEERSDSPKISAQELNTDCDASDEVVFAYDDTEILEFIKNTYGEAPVLIKRETTEGPSTVTMENDEKPLEIIEGYSGDPEHDYSNPTEFFEGEYGQQSSLTSNSIGNENIQDRRGEPVVIDVGSSGPIHNSNDTIASTMQPEIVAEQGPSDSSSSSSSSSVTQEKFPISEVSQLNFDQTTRIKVQEIASEVVDDNFADGSLPESSDLAASLNALHLKERLVTCLSDDRDPEKPQQGEYQTFLESESHKPAEESVSMNSSEDFESLLEKLGEHKDMASTSRPIGKMDRGESTQARECDESALDIGHFGFRQISNDTTPLTMLPELVVEQVPTASSSSSPKSDIHKMVSVELVSSSSIDPEMHLKVQKSDEENAEINLLDKLLPENLDSPAPQNAHHLSSDSTAYSSFDKDFEEIQEPSNPPINVTQELNSIHSVKVPEVIANNDMRNFKTIDEINNEAHIFASEGNAGVLSNMSNESISKRIDVAFIEGQNVIGYEGENVNVAECENIAGTSIPVDNNRTLETSQEHGQEIVEVEISEVSPSTGLIVPVMLIGTAESGLSQIHQSFISDTNPPDLLPEGVVEQVPVTSSSSSSPNSVLQTKFSIDQGSALSLEYLDQETQVEAQQSEIEMDENALINGLRPENLTAAVPQNSLYLMVDSRAHLSDNNYSGGLQEPSNSPRKPAKEDSFNSVSHSESDEKEEKPNSTSIEDGEAQPQLFNQDALIDPTELSDVTSVECPGGVLKQMSENGVVIGMSKPIRQNENSGTAERTEEFGEAMKSKNDRDSSKLTVNNDNLEATEVEGKDTNANVVGLSKPVEDDDDSSISEEREEPTKVDPGKRSFEEANIISKENELVANVMVAEEDLRSSVGETEGESLRAMRSEDVAQQPKNVEVADSSTTESDEGKSDKQTEPEAMVGFSQPAAKKDNLDDTKDTEEIRNLADNEDVQGRSKSDLSNGGLDQSGCSKGETKEVIRHDI